Proteins from one Ranitomeya variabilis isolate aRanVar5 chromosome 1, aRanVar5.hap1, whole genome shotgun sequence genomic window:
- the LOC143803032 gene encoding uncharacterized protein LOC143803032 isoform X1 codes for MAEKILNLTLEIIFHLTGEDYKVVKTSSDRCQTFVSEGRGGTLSPIPEPPPHSRIHEDINNQKILELANKMIELLTGEVPIRCQDVTVYLSMEEWEYLEGHKDRYQEVMMEEHRPRTSPEFTNQVNSSCIMDWTFPDAVMPNYCPVKSEELWLSSDFNVDDYGVIPPIYEGVPIISDIKDIQSTLHIQDWSFDPSTHVLSPDSQQLVEQNKGLVRDVQQKRAQTWEKPFTCTECNKLFITKAGLISHVKTHIEKKPYSCPECWKCFKWKSALISHSQIHSREKSYSCPQCGKCFSWKSAFDRHKRIHRQEKPYSCSQCDTCFTHKSLLVKHQKTHTRAKSFTCSESGRHFGPRSSLAEHKKTRKTNVFSCPQCGKWLTSKYYLLNHQRIHTGERPFLCSECGKYFSQKSNLVTHQKIHTGEKPYSCPDCGMSFFQKINLLRHQRTHTGKELFTCSICGICFNKKSVLTAHQKTHV; via the exons GATTACAAAGtagtgaagacctctagtgatcgctgtcagaccTTTGTGTCTGAAGGACGGGGAGGAACCCTGAGCCCAATCCCGGAGCCTCCACCTCACTCccggatacatgaggacatcaataaccagaagatcctagaactcgccaacaagatgattgagctgctgactggagag gttcctataaggtgtcaggacgtcaccgtctatctctccatggaggagtgggagtatctagaaggacacaaggatcggTACCAGGAGGTAATGATGGAGGAGCACCGGCCCCGCacctcaccag AATTTACAAATCAGGTTAATTCATCTTGTATCATGGATTGGACTTTTCCGGATGCTGTGATGCCAA ATTATTGTCCTGTGAAGTCAGAGGAACTTTGGCTGTCTTCAGATTTTAACGTTGATGATTATGGTGTTATACCTCCTATATATGAAGGAGTTCCCATTATCTCAGATATAAAAGATATACAATCAACACTTCACATCCAAGATTGGTCATTTGATCCTTCTACACACGTCCTATCTCCTGATTCACAGCAATTGGTTGAACAAAATAAAGGACTCGTAAGGGATGTTCAACAGAAAAGAGCTCAGACATGGGAGAAGCCTTTTACTTGTACAGAATGCAACAAACTTTTTATCACAAAAGCAGGTCTTATTAGTCATGTGAAAACTCACATAGagaagaagccatattcatgtccggaatgttggaaatgttttaagtGGAAATCCGCTCTTATTAGTCATTCACAAATTCACTCACGGGAGAAGTCATATTCATGtccacaatgtgggaaatgtttttcctgGAAATCTGCCTTTGATAGACATAAGCGAATTCACAGACAGGAGAAGCCGTACTCCTGTTCACAATGTGACACGTGTTTTACCCACAAATCACTTCTGGTTAaacatcaaaaaactcacacaagAGCTAAGTCTTTTACATGTTCTGAAAGTGGAAGACATTTTGGCCCAAGGTCAAGTCTAGCTGAACATAAAAAAACTCGTAAAACAAATGTATTTTCATGTCCACAATGTGGGAAATGGTTAACAAGCAAATATTATCTTTTGAACCATCAAAGAATACACACAGGGGAGAGGCCCTTcctttgttcagaatgtgggaaatattttagccagaaatcaaatcttgttacacatcaaaaaattcacacaggggagaagccatactcCTGCCCAGACTGTGGGATGAGCTTTTTCCAGAAAATAAATCTTCTTAGGCATCAAAGAACTCATACAGGGAAGGAGCTGTTCACATGTAGTATATGTGGAATATGTTTTAACAAAAAGTCAGTTCTTACTGCACATCAGAAGACTCATGTTTAG
- the LOC143803032 gene encoding uncharacterized protein LOC143803032 isoform X2: protein MTIEDYKVVKTSSDRCQTFVSEGRGGTLSPIPEPPPHSRIHEDINNQKILELANKMIELLTGEVPIRCQDVTVYLSMEEWEYLEGHKDRYQEVMMEEHRPRTSPEFTNQVNSSCIMDWTFPDAVMPNYCPVKSEELWLSSDFNVDDYGVIPPIYEGVPIISDIKDIQSTLHIQDWSFDPSTHVLSPDSQQLVEQNKGLVRDVQQKRAQTWEKPFTCTECNKLFITKAGLISHVKTHIEKKPYSCPECWKCFKWKSALISHSQIHSREKSYSCPQCGKCFSWKSAFDRHKRIHRQEKPYSCSQCDTCFTHKSLLVKHQKTHTRAKSFTCSESGRHFGPRSSLAEHKKTRKTNVFSCPQCGKWLTSKYYLLNHQRIHTGERPFLCSECGKYFSQKSNLVTHQKIHTGEKPYSCPDCGMSFFQKINLLRHQRTHTGKELFTCSICGICFNKKSVLTAHQKTHV, encoded by the exons GATTACAAAGtagtgaagacctctagtgatcgctgtcagaccTTTGTGTCTGAAGGACGGGGAGGAACCCTGAGCCCAATCCCGGAGCCTCCACCTCACTCccggatacatgaggacatcaataaccagaagatcctagaactcgccaacaagatgattgagctgctgactggagag gttcctataaggtgtcaggacgtcaccgtctatctctccatggaggagtgggagtatctagaaggacacaaggatcggTACCAGGAGGTAATGATGGAGGAGCACCGGCCCCGCacctcaccag AATTTACAAATCAGGTTAATTCATCTTGTATCATGGATTGGACTTTTCCGGATGCTGTGATGCCAA ATTATTGTCCTGTGAAGTCAGAGGAACTTTGGCTGTCTTCAGATTTTAACGTTGATGATTATGGTGTTATACCTCCTATATATGAAGGAGTTCCCATTATCTCAGATATAAAAGATATACAATCAACACTTCACATCCAAGATTGGTCATTTGATCCTTCTACACACGTCCTATCTCCTGATTCACAGCAATTGGTTGAACAAAATAAAGGACTCGTAAGGGATGTTCAACAGAAAAGAGCTCAGACATGGGAGAAGCCTTTTACTTGTACAGAATGCAACAAACTTTTTATCACAAAAGCAGGTCTTATTAGTCATGTGAAAACTCACATAGagaagaagccatattcatgtccggaatgttggaaatgttttaagtGGAAATCCGCTCTTATTAGTCATTCACAAATTCACTCACGGGAGAAGTCATATTCATGtccacaatgtgggaaatgtttttcctgGAAATCTGCCTTTGATAGACATAAGCGAATTCACAGACAGGAGAAGCCGTACTCCTGTTCACAATGTGACACGTGTTTTACCCACAAATCACTTCTGGTTAaacatcaaaaaactcacacaagAGCTAAGTCTTTTACATGTTCTGAAAGTGGAAGACATTTTGGCCCAAGGTCAAGTCTAGCTGAACATAAAAAAACTCGTAAAACAAATGTATTTTCATGTCCACAATGTGGGAAATGGTTAACAAGCAAATATTATCTTTTGAACCATCAAAGAATACACACAGGGGAGAGGCCCTTcctttgttcagaatgtgggaaatattttagccagaaatcaaatcttgttacacatcaaaaaattcacacaggggagaagccatactcCTGCCCAGACTGTGGGATGAGCTTTTTCCAGAAAATAAATCTTCTTAGGCATCAAAGAACTCATACAGGGAAGGAGCTGTTCACATGTAGTATATGTGGAATATGTTTTAACAAAAAGTCAGTTCTTACTGCACATCAGAAGACTCATGTTTAG